CTGGTCCCAGGAAAGAATGATTCGGTCGGCGCCGCTGCCCGCCGGGCATCCGCTGAACGGAAGGTCGGTGTTGGCCGCCACGATCGCTTCGGGCAGTAGGCAGAAGCCATCGAGGTGAAGGTCGGCGGCGTAGGCCGGACCGGCGAACACTCCCAGACAGCAGCAAACGATGGCGAACGAAGCTCTGAGCAGCCGCATCGCAATCCCCCTTGATGCCTCGTTAATAGATGCGGAAGATCTTCTTCGCAATACCCCTACGACGGGGATTGCCAGGCCACCCGATCGGGTGGCCTCGGGTCGGAGCTCCTGATCCCGCTCGCGCAGGAATAGACCCGCCCGCGACAGGGGCGCATGGACGGCTCGATGGCTCGGCAGCGGGCGAGGTTGCCATCGGGCCGCAGCCTGTTGAGAGTACGGTACAGTTCGGGCGCCATGAGCGAGAAGCCGGGGCATGACAGCTGGCGCCACCGGATGCACGAGGTCATCTTCGAGGCCGACACGCCCGCCGGCAAGACCTTCGACGTCGCCCTGCTGCTGGCAATCGTCCTGAGCGTGGCTGCGGTCCTGCTCGAAA
This genomic window from bacterium contains:
- a CDS encoding ion transporter; its protein translation is MSEKPGHDSWRHRMHEVIFEADTPAGKTFDVALLLAIVLSVAAVLLE